GGAAAAATCATACCCCTAAAGCTTCTGTAAACGAACTTCTCGCAAAGGAAGAAAGAATAGGCTTATCAGATCCGGATTACTATAAGACCTTTTGTCAAAAATCCATTGCTTTAAAAAATCAGTTGCTGGAATTTATTATTCAATGCAATCAAAAAAATATATCCATTGTTGGGAATTCTTGTCCCGGTCGCTGCAGTACGTTGTTAAATTTTGCCGGTATTGGACCTGATCTCTTACCATATTTAGCTGAGCAACCCGCTTCCTTGAAGTTAAATAAATATCTACCGGGCACTCACATTCCCATTGTAAATAATCAGCGTTTAATTGATGAACAACCTGACTATGTTATTTTGTTTGCGTGGCACTATGCAGAACCTATTATGAAACAGTTAAGAGAGAGGGGGCTACGCTCTAAATTTGTGATGCCTATGCCTGAATTTAAGATCATTGCATAATGATTAATACAATATGCTTATTTGGCGGGGGCCGGTGGGCCCGCGTCCTACTTGGTGTTTTGGCTGATAATTATCCAAATATACAAATAATTTGGGTATCTAAAAATAATTATTTAAGCAATATTGAGTGGCTAAAGTCTTCTAAACTGCAGAATATAACTCTTACGTCAAACTCCAATATTTGGGAGCAAAAACCTCAAGCGGCTATTATTGCAACCTCATCATACTCTCATGCGTATTTTATTAGAGAATGCCTTTCCAGAAAGATACCTGTTCTTTCAGAAAAACCTTTTTGTCAAAATCTCAGCGAAGCACAGGAACTCTTATTTTTAAGTAAAAAGATGGGCACACCAGTGGGTGTTAATTTTGAATTTGCTTATGCAAGTTACCTACAAGATTTCTCTCAATATTTTAGGGGAATTTCAATTTCAGACATTGAGATAACCTGGGAAGACCCTTTCTGCGAAGTAAGATACGGCGAAAAAAAATTTGGAGATTTATATACCCCCATATTGGGAGACAGCTTTCAGCATTGTTGGTCTTTATTGAAAGTGTTGTGGCCAAAACAAGCCCTAAAATTGAATAGTGTTTTGTTGCAACCCATTGGCTCGGTGCAACTAAAACTAGAGATTGGCCTAAAGCCAGTAAATATTTTACTGTCCCGCCGGGCTGAACAAAGAAAAAGGTTGATTGCTATCAATGAGGGCGCGCTCACTTTGGATTTTTCTCATGAGCCTGGAAAAATAACCAACAATAAAGAAATCAAGGAGTGCCAATGGCGTGATAGTAAACCATTAAAGGCAGCTTTCGGTAGTTTTTTTGAAGTGATCCATAATCCCTCATTACTAAGCAAATGGTGTTTGTATATCGGAAATTGTATGGAGGCGATTGATCTAACAGATCAAGCTTCAGCATTATTAGAAAAAATTCAAAAACAACATCTAATAGAAAGGCATCCTTTATCAGGCAATGACGATATCACACGAAATCTATTGATTGATGTTTTTTTGCCAAAACTGGCCAAACAAGGGGATTATCATCGCGCCCATGATCTTGAAGAGCAAATTAGTTTTTCTAACTACGTAATTGACCTTCTTAGCCAGGGAAAGCTACTGCTTTAGATAGCTACGCACTTATAGGTACTAATAATTAATTAGGGATCAAAAATGCAAAATACTCTTTCCGTTGACATACATGCAAATACCCTATCTAGTCCATGCGAAGAAAAAAATAAAAAACTTATTTCAGTAATAATTCCAGTTTTTAATGAAGAAGGTAATATTTTATTTGCCTATCAAGCTGTTAAAGAAGTTTTTGAAAATAAATTACAAAATAATTATGATT
This portion of the Legionella adelaidensis genome encodes:
- a CDS encoding Gfo/Idh/MocA family oxidoreductase; amino-acid sequence: MINTICLFGGGRWARVLLGVLADNYPNIQIIWVSKNNYLSNIEWLKSSKLQNITLTSNSNIWEQKPQAAIIATSSYSHAYFIRECLSRKIPVLSEKPFCQNLSEAQELLFLSKKMGTPVGVNFEFAYASYLQDFSQYFRGISISDIEITWEDPFCEVRYGEKKFGDLYTPILGDSFQHCWSLLKVLWPKQALKLNSVLLQPIGSVQLKLEIGLKPVNILLSRRAEQRKRLIAINEGALTLDFSHEPGKITNNKEIKECQWRDSKPLKAAFGSFFEVIHNPSLLSKWCLYIGNCMEAIDLTDQASALLEKIQKQHLIERHPLSGNDDITRNLLIDVFLPKLAKQGDYHRAHDLEEQISFSNYVIDLLSQGKLLL